From a single Bacteroidota bacterium genomic region:
- a CDS encoding aminotransferase class I/II-fold pyridoxal phosphate-dependent enzyme: MAETLIGSEIIKLAAEINEKIKNGETVYNFTIGDFNPKIFPIPAALKKEIINAYNNDETNYPAADGMPDLRKAVSNLIEKKQGLKYSADEILIAGGARPVIYAVYVTLMEPGEKVLFPVPSWNNNHYTHMSTGDYSNQVFVETSPENKFMPTAAELAPHLKDVALVAVCSPLNPTGTTFSKKDLGEICDLIIAENIRRGPGRKPLYLLYDQIYWALTYGETKHHDPVSLRPEMRDYTIYVDGISKSLAATGVRVGWAMGPKIIIDNMKSILSHVGAWAPRAEQVATAKFLNDLDAYTSFLTEMKTKINARLVAFHNGIQRLKQKGFRVDSIAPEAAIYLTIRFHLHGQKTADGKILVTTRDVTKYILDEAKIAVVPFYAFGSSPDSSWYRLSVGTCKLEEMDTIIASLEKALEKLS, from the coding sequence ATGGCTGAAACGCTCATCGGTTCCGAGATCATCAAACTCGCTGCAGAGATCAATGAAAAGATCAAAAACGGGGAAACAGTTTACAATTTTACCATCGGCGATTTCAATCCGAAAATATTCCCCATTCCTGCAGCGCTGAAAAAAGAGATCATCAATGCCTATAATAATGATGAAACGAATTATCCTGCCGCCGACGGAATGCCAGATCTTCGCAAAGCCGTTTCAAATCTCATTGAGAAAAAACAGGGACTGAAATATTCTGCCGATGAAATTCTGATTGCCGGTGGTGCACGCCCTGTTATTTACGCAGTGTATGTGACGCTCATGGAACCCGGAGAAAAAGTTTTATTTCCCGTTCCGTCGTGGAATAACAACCACTACACGCACATGAGCACCGGCGATTATTCGAATCAGGTATTCGTTGAAACTTCGCCCGAAAATAAATTTATGCCCACTGCTGCCGAACTCGCACCTCATCTGAAAGATGTCGCGCTTGTTGCAGTTTGTTCGCCGCTCAATCCTACCGGCACCACTTTTTCAAAAAAAGATCTCGGCGAAATATGCGACCTGATCATTGCAGAAAATATTCGCCGCGGGCCCGGCCGCAAACCACTTTATCTTCTTTACGACCAGATCTACTGGGCCCTCACTTATGGCGAAACAAAACATCATGACCCGGTTTCACTTCGCCCGGAAATGCGCGACTACACTATTTACGTAGATGGAATTTCAAAATCGCTGGCGGCTACAGGCGTGCGCGTAGGTTGGGCCATGGGGCCAAAAATTATTATTGATAATATGAAATCCATTCTCTCGCATGTGGGAGCGTGGGCGCCGCGTGCGGAACAGGTTGCCACGGCAAAATTTCTGAACGATCTTGATGCATACACTTCTTTCCTCACGGAAATGAAAACGAAGATCAATGCGCGGCTCGTTGCTTTTCACAATGGAATTCAGCGATTGAAACAAAAAGGATTCCGTGTGGATTCCATTGCACCCGAAGCGGCGATCTATCTCACCATCCGGTTTCATCTTCACGGGCAAAAAACTGCAGATGGAAAAATTCTTGTCACCACGCGTGATGTAACCAAGTACATTCTTGACGAAGCGAAAATTGCTGTCGTACCTTTTTATGCTTTCGGTTCTTCACCCGATTCAAGCTGGTATCGTCTTTCAGTAGGAACATGCAAACTCGAAGAGATGGATACCATCATTGCGAGTCTCGAAAAAGCGCTCGAAAAACTTTCCTGA
- a CDS encoding mannose-1-phosphate guanylyltransferase — MKNNRYCVIMAGGVGTRFWPMSRTNHPKQFIDVLGTGETLLQATFSRSLRICPAKNILVVTNEHYKKLVKQQVPQIPEENILCEPARKNTATCIAYATWKINSINPDAIMVIAPSDHLITKEDTYVKAIKSCMTVSRGKDCLITIGIKPTRPDTGYGYIQFVETDEAGKDKRIKKVKTFTEKPDHDMAEFFLRSGDFLWNAGIFVSSIRSMMNAFEKLAPETAQIFNEGDGKWNSKNEDAFLKDAYGRCKNISIDYAIMEKAKNVFVRSSIIGWSDLGTWGSLYTHIKQDEKGNAVVGKQVMLYDSNNCIVHVPKEKLVLIEGLDDYIVVESDNILLICKKQDEQQIRTFVNDVKSAKGDKFV; from the coding sequence ATGAAAAACAATCGTTACTGTGTGATCATGGCTGGTGGGGTCGGAACGCGTTTCTGGCCTATGAGCCGCACCAATCACCCGAAACAATTCATTGACGTGCTCGGCACCGGAGAAACATTGCTGCAGGCCACCTTCTCACGCTCATTGCGCATTTGTCCTGCAAAAAATATTCTCGTTGTTACCAATGAACATTATAAAAAATTAGTGAAGCAGCAAGTGCCGCAGATCCCTGAAGAAAATATTCTCTGTGAACCGGCAAGAAAAAATACGGCGACCTGCATTGCTTATGCAACGTGGAAGATAAACAGCATCAATCCTGATGCGATCATGGTCATTGCTCCCTCCGATCATCTCATCACGAAAGAAGATACGTATGTGAAAGCGATCAAATCTTGCATGACTGTCTCTAGAGGAAAAGATTGCCTCATCACGATCGGTATAAAACCTACGCGGCCCGATACCGGTTACGGTTACATTCAATTCGTGGAAACCGATGAGGCAGGAAAAGACAAGCGCATCAAGAAAGTGAAAACGTTCACCGAAAAACCGGATCACGACATGGCGGAATTTTTTCTTCGCAGCGGAGATTTTCTCTGGAACGCAGGAATTTTTGTGAGCAGCATCCGCAGTATGATGAATGCATTTGAAAAACTTGCACCCGAAACTGCACAGATATTCAATGAAGGCGATGGAAAATGGAATTCAAAAAATGAAGATGCATTCCTGAAAGATGCTTACGGCCGCTGCAAGAATATTTCCATCGACTACGCGATCATGGAAAAAGCAAAAAATGTTTTCGTACGTTCCTCCATCATCGGCTGGTCTGATCTCGGAACGTGGGGATCATTGTACACACACATCAAGCAGGATGAAAAAGGAAATGCCGTCGTTGGAAAACAAGTGATGCTTTACGATTCTAACAATTGCATTGTGCATGTTCCGAAGGAAAAACTTGTTTTGATAGAAGGGCTTGACGATTATATTGTAGTGGAATCAGATAATATTCTTCTCATTTGTAAAAAACAGGATGAGCAGCAGATCCGGACTTTTGTGAATGATGTGAAGAGTGCGAAAGGCGATAAATTCGTATAG